One stretch of Miscanthus floridulus cultivar M001 chromosome 18, ASM1932011v1, whole genome shotgun sequence DNA includes these proteins:
- the LOC136522335 gene encoding MLO-like protein 13 isoform X1: protein MGEEAKLAFTPTWVVAIVCLVILSISLAAERFLHYLGKYLKHKKQKALFSALQRLKEELMLLGFISFALSLSQGFIVSICIPETSTGFMLPCKRDDHRVAEEGAKICKKKGDVPLLSLEALHQLHIFIFVLGLVHVVFCAATILFGGAKMRKWKHWETEIHGEVQEKLQQAESEGKGIPSSIVVLNRDHQDEFVRERAKGFWMKLAVVSWITSFLKQFHDSVSKSDYEALRSAFVVIHYPQKPDFDFHKYMIRAVEHEFKRVVGISWYLWLFVIFFLLLNINGWHTYFWLAFLPLFLLLIVGAKLEHIITRLAQEAAAALSRESPLSNDTEEAPKIKPSKDHFWFHKPELVLHLIHFILFQNSFEIGYFFWVLVSEGFSSCMMERKPYAISRLVIGVIIEVICSYITLPLYAIVTHMTGEIKLHGLGSGVHESVHGWLAERKKPDADSGGEAEVTRLAPKERSGSSRNMLMAPAPPVLDEIVTVDDVAVAAIAVVGQGP from the exons ATGGGTGAGGAGGCGAAGCTCGCGTTCACGCCCACCTGGGTGGTGGCCATCGTATGCCTCGTCatcctctccatctccctcgcCGCCGAGCGCTTCCTCCACTACCTCGGCAAG TATCTGAAGCATAAGAAGCAGAAAGCACTGTTTTCAGCTCTACAGAGACTAAAAGAAG AGCTAATGCTTCTCGGATTCATTTCTTTCGCCCTGAGTCTCTCCCAAGGTTTTATTGTTAGCATTTGCATTCCAGAAACTTCTACTGGCTTCATGCTTCCATGCAAGAGAGACGACCACAGAGTTGCAGAAGAAGGTGCCAAAATTTGCAAGAAAAAG GGTGATGTTCCCTTGCTATCACTGGAGGCATTACATCAGCTGCACATTTTCATATTTGTACTTGGTTTAGTCCATGTTGTGTTCTGTGCTGCAACAATATTATTTGGTGGGGCCAAG ATGAGAAAGTGGAAGCATTGGGAAACAGAAATTCACGGAGAAGTACAGGAGAAAT TACAGCAAGCAGAGAGTGAAGGAAAAGGCATACCATCGAGTATTGTTGTGCTAAATCGAGACCACCAAGATGAATTTGTCCGTGAGCGGGCAAAgggattttggatgaagctcgcTGTTGTAAGCTGGATA ACTTCATTCTTGAAGCAATTTCACGATTCAGTGAGTAAATCAGATTATGAAGCACTTAGATCAGCTTTTGTCGTG ATACACTACCCCCAGAAACCAGATTTTGATTTCCACAAATACATGATTCGCGCTGTTGAACATGAGTTTAAAAGAGTTGTTGGTATCAG CTGGTATCTGTGGCTTTTTGTAATCTTCTTCCTTTTGCTGAATATAAATG GATGGCACACATACTTCTGGTTAGCTTTCTTGCCTCTATTT CTCTTACTTATTGTTGGTGCCAAACTAGAGCACATTATCACTCGGTTGGCTCAAGAGGCAGCAGCAGCATTATCAAGAGAATCTCCATTATCAAATGATACAGAGGAAGCTCCAAAAATAAAGCCATCCAAGGACCATTTCTGGTTTCACAAGCCTGAACTTGTCCTTCATTTGATCCATTTCATCCTGTTCCAGAATTCGTTCGAGATTGGGTATTTCTTCTGGGTTCTG GTATCAGAAGGGTTCAGTTCGTGCATGATGGAACGGAAGCCTTATGCCATTTCCAGACTTGTTATAGG GGTGATCATCGAAGTCATCTGCAGCTATATCACGCTGCCACTATACGCCATCGTCACCCAT ATGACCGGAGAGATCAAGCTGCATGGTTTAGGCTCCGGCGTGCACGAGAGTGTCCATGGCTGGCTCGCCGAGAGGAAGAAACCCGACGCTGATTCCGGTGGGGAGGCCGAGGTAACCCGCCTGGCGCCCAAGGAGCGGTCGGGGAGCTCGCGCAACATGCTGATGGCGCCGGCGCCCCCCGTCCTGGACGAGATCGTCACCGTGGACGACGTCGCTGTGGCTGCGATAGCCGTAGTAGGCCAAGGACCATAA
- the LOC136524274 gene encoding uncharacterized protein yields the protein MTQPPNLKRRSLPLPDWRSGLPEDLLESIRQRLASGHDAASFRSACSPWRAAVPFVTFRLLLLLPFNPDSDRGGFYYVLEKKVLSKTLPDVRGKVACGSSCGWLALMDEATSVTLLNPFTGARAPYVELPPAGKHVTAASSSERVSRVHGRWVLHPTNGYGDADAAGRAIKLKDMRDVFFREIVLSAPPDAAGRECVAMAMLGCSTEVTFCRVEVDNAWTMLDTKLEFSVGSIVHCQDNYLESNGELHIVGAMVSTFYEIQSFTYNSAIYKCNLHDHTPEWSMVRDIDDQTLFVSKHFDESFSGTSISK from the exons atgaCTCAGCCTCCCAATCtcaagagaaggtccctacctctccctgactggagatccggcttgccagaggatctcctcgagtccatcagGCAAcgtctcgcgtcaggccacgacgcggcgtccttccgatccgcttgctccccatggcgtgCCGCCGTCCCGTTCGTGACCTTCAGgctgctcctgctgctcccgttcAACCCTGACTCGGACCGCGGTGGCTTCTACTACGTCTtggagaagaaggtcttgtccaagacgctgcccgacgtgcgTGGCAAAGTGGCAtgcggctcctcgtgtgggtggctggcgctcatggacgaggcgaCGTCCGTGACACTGCTGAATCCATTCACCGGTGCCCGTGCCCCCTAcgttgagctcccgccagcagGCAAACACGTCACGGCGGCGTCCTCATCGgaacgcgtgtctagggtccacggccggtgggtcctccatcccaccaacggctacgggGATGCGGATGCCGCAGGAAGAGCCATCAAGCTAaaagacatgagggacgtgttcttccgtgagatcgtgctctcggcaccgcctgacgccgccggccgcgagtgcgtggccatggccatgcttgggtgctccacggaggtcacGTTCTGCCGGGTTGAAGTCGACAACGCATGGACGatgctcgacaccaaactggagttctccgtggggtccatcgtccactgccaagacaa ctacctggaatcaaacggtgagctacacattgtgggtgccatggtgagcacgttctACGAGAtacagagcttcacctacaacAGCGCGATCTataagtgcaacctccacgaccatACGCCGGAGTGGTCCATGGTAAGGGACATCGATGATCAGACACTGTTTGTGTCTAAACATTTCgatgaaagcttcagtggaacaagtaTATCCAAGtaa
- the LOC136522335 gene encoding MLO-like protein 13 isoform X2, producing the protein MGEEAKLAFTPTWVVAIVCLVILSISLAAERFLHYLGKYLKHKKQKALFSALQRLKEELMLLGFISFALSLSQGFIVSICIPETSTGFMLPCKRDDHRVAEEGAKICKKKQAESEGKGIPSSIVVLNRDHQDEFVRERAKGFWMKLAVVSWITSFLKQFHDSVSKSDYEALRSAFVVIHYPQKPDFDFHKYMIRAVEHEFKRVVGISWYLWLFVIFFLLLNINGWHTYFWLAFLPLFLLLIVGAKLEHIITRLAQEAAAALSRESPLSNDTEEAPKIKPSKDHFWFHKPELVLHLIHFILFQNSFEIGYFFWVLVSEGFSSCMMERKPYAISRLVIGVIIEVICSYITLPLYAIVTHMTGEIKLHGLGSGVHESVHGWLAERKKPDADSGGEAEVTRLAPKERSGSSRNMLMAPAPPVLDEIVTVDDVAVAAIAVVGQGP; encoded by the exons ATGGGTGAGGAGGCGAAGCTCGCGTTCACGCCCACCTGGGTGGTGGCCATCGTATGCCTCGTCatcctctccatctccctcgcCGCCGAGCGCTTCCTCCACTACCTCGGCAAG TATCTGAAGCATAAGAAGCAGAAAGCACTGTTTTCAGCTCTACAGAGACTAAAAGAAG AGCTAATGCTTCTCGGATTCATTTCTTTCGCCCTGAGTCTCTCCCAAGGTTTTATTGTTAGCATTTGCATTCCAGAAACTTCTACTGGCTTCATGCTTCCATGCAAGAGAGACGACCACAGAGTTGCAGAAGAAGGTGCCAAAATTTGCAAGAAAAAG CAAGCAGAGAGTGAAGGAAAAGGCATACCATCGAGTATTGTTGTGCTAAATCGAGACCACCAAGATGAATTTGTCCGTGAGCGGGCAAAgggattttggatgaagctcgcTGTTGTAAGCTGGATA ACTTCATTCTTGAAGCAATTTCACGATTCAGTGAGTAAATCAGATTATGAAGCACTTAGATCAGCTTTTGTCGTG ATACACTACCCCCAGAAACCAGATTTTGATTTCCACAAATACATGATTCGCGCTGTTGAACATGAGTTTAAAAGAGTTGTTGGTATCAG CTGGTATCTGTGGCTTTTTGTAATCTTCTTCCTTTTGCTGAATATAAATG GATGGCACACATACTTCTGGTTAGCTTTCTTGCCTCTATTT CTCTTACTTATTGTTGGTGCCAAACTAGAGCACATTATCACTCGGTTGGCTCAAGAGGCAGCAGCAGCATTATCAAGAGAATCTCCATTATCAAATGATACAGAGGAAGCTCCAAAAATAAAGCCATCCAAGGACCATTTCTGGTTTCACAAGCCTGAACTTGTCCTTCATTTGATCCATTTCATCCTGTTCCAGAATTCGTTCGAGATTGGGTATTTCTTCTGGGTTCTG GTATCAGAAGGGTTCAGTTCGTGCATGATGGAACGGAAGCCTTATGCCATTTCCAGACTTGTTATAGG GGTGATCATCGAAGTCATCTGCAGCTATATCACGCTGCCACTATACGCCATCGTCACCCAT ATGACCGGAGAGATCAAGCTGCATGGTTTAGGCTCCGGCGTGCACGAGAGTGTCCATGGCTGGCTCGCCGAGAGGAAGAAACCCGACGCTGATTCCGGTGGGGAGGCCGAGGTAACCCGCCTGGCGCCCAAGGAGCGGTCGGGGAGCTCGCGCAACATGCTGATGGCGCCGGCGCCCCCCGTCCTGGACGAGATCGTCACCGTGGACGACGTCGCTGTGGCTGCGATAGCCGTAGTAGGCCAAGGACCATAA
- the LOC136524273 gene encoding uncharacterized protein yields MRENGWDDLLEKTKAFAAKHNIDIPNMEDMIPMRGRSKCRGAKYVTCYHHIHHGIFNVVLDQIICELNNRFPERSTRLLRCVACLDPTNEFANFEIEKLVELAKIYYADFSDYECEKLRTELENFMDEVKHDEEFCSCIDLGGLAEKMVKTDRHTYFPLVYRLIELALILPVATATVERAFSAMNIIKTDRRNKMNDD; encoded by the coding sequence ATGAGGGAAAATGGTTGGGATGATCTTTTAGAGAAGACAAAAGCCTTTGCTGCCAAACACAATATAGACATTCCTAATATGGAAGATATGATACCAATGAGAGGTCGTTCAAAATGTCGTGGAGCCAAATATGTGACCTGCTACCATCATATTCATCATGGGATTTTCAATGTTGTCCTTGATCAAATAATTTGTGAGTTGAACAATCGATTTCCAGAAAGATCAACTCGACTATTGAGATGTGTTGCTTGTCTTGATCCGACAAATGAGTTTGCCAACTTTGAGATAGAGAAATTAGTTGAGCTTGCTAAGATTTATTATGCTGACTTTAGTGATTATGAATGTGAAAAGCTAAGAACTGAGCTTGAAAATTTCATGGATGAAGTCAAACATGATGAAGAATTTTGCTCTTGTATTGATCTTGGTGGCCTTGCTGAGAAGATGGTTAAAACTGATAGACATACATATTTTCCTTTGGTGTATCGCCTCATTGAGCTTGCATTGATATTGCCCGTGGCAACAGCAACAGTTGAAAGAGCCTTCTCTGCTATGAATATTATCAAGACCGACAGGAGgaataaaatgaatgatgattga